The following coding sequences are from one Thamnophis elegans isolate rThaEle1 chromosome 5, rThaEle1.pri, whole genome shotgun sequence window:
- the TP53RK gene encoding EKC/KEOPS complex subunit TP53RK, producing MLTTPITSLIQLRNLRTARTSLRLGRLRMRSKRGSWSGHFAIMAGSNSEGGSIEADPPGFPPPMEGLQLIQQGAEARLYRGQFLGRPTVMKLRFPKRYRHPTMDERLSHKRTAQEARSLLRCRRAGISAPVVYFVDYVVNCIYLEDIVGSTTVRDYILFQQQSGEGISNLIQLAEKIGEILARMHDEDLIHGDLTTSNMLLRPPAEKLELTLIDFGLSFISGLPEDKGVDLYVLEKAFLSTHPNTEALFEALLKKYSAASKKSIPVIKKLDEVRLRGRKRSMVG from the exons ATGCTTACAACTCCCATAACGTCGCTCATTCAGCTGCGGAATTTGCGCACCGCACGCACATCACTTAGGTTAGGAAGATTGCGCATGCGTAGCAAAAGAGGAAGTTGGTCTGGCCATTTTGCCATCATGGCAGGATCAAACTCGGAAGGTGGGTCGATCGAAGCCGATCCACCAGGATTCCCTCCTCCCATGGAGGGCCTGCAGTTGATCCAGCAGGGAGCCGAAGCCCGCCTCTATCGGGGCCAATTCTTAGGCAGGCCGACCGTGATGAAACTCCGGTTCCCGAAACGTTACCGGCACCCAACGATGGATGAAAGGCTCAGCCACAAGCGAACGGCGCAGGAGGCCCGTTCGTTGCTACGCTGTCGACGGGCAG GTATTTCTGCACCTGTTGTGTACTTTGTGGACTATGTTGTCAACTGTATATATCTTGAAGACATTGTAGGATCAACTACTGTTCGGGACTATATACTCTTCCAGCAGCAATCTGGTGAAGGTATCAGCAATCTTATTCAATTAGCTGAAAAGATAGGGGAAATATTGGCACGAATGCATGATGAAGACCTCATACATGGGGATCTCACAACTTCTAACATGCTTTTGCGACCACCAGCGGAGAAGCTGGAGTTGACATTAATTGATTTTGGACTAAGCTttatttctggccttcctgagGATAAAGGTGTTGATTTATATGTCTTAGAGAAAGCCTTTTTGAGTACCCATCCAAACACAGAAGCTCTGTTTGAAGCACTGTTGAAGAAATACTCAGCTGCATCTAAAAAATCAATTCCAGTGATAAAAAAGCTGGATGAAGTACGattaagaggaagaaaaagatctATGGTTGGATGA